A region of Selenomonadales bacterium 4137-cl DNA encodes the following proteins:
- a CDS encoding aspartate aminotransferase family protein, with the protein MKKPAGPGEILRKKHQYLIPCVYHFYAEPMQIVRGERQYLYDHAGRRYLDCFAGVSVVNCGHCHPDIVRAVCEQAATLQHTTTIYLTQPVVDLAERLAAVTPGRLGKSFFCNSGSEANEGAALLAALATERGEFIALRHALHGRTKLTMSLTGLQMWRADTSPVGGVSFAPSPYCFRCPLGSRKDSCDLACADAVETIIKTTTSGRVAAMFAEPIQGNGGVITPPPGYFKRLREILDRYGVLLVVDEVQTGFGRTGRMFGIEHFGVEPDIMTMAKALANGAPVGAFITTDELAAKFTRPSASTTGGNPVTAAAALATLDVIAGEGLADRAAILGDRLANGLKGLMSRHPVIGDVRGLGLMVGAELIRPDKSPAAAEADLALEMLKDRGFLAGKTGLHRNVLAFQPPLVVGEEDIDSLLTALDDVLSRL; encoded by the coding sequence ATGAAGAAACCGGCCGGACCGGGGGAGATCCTGCGCAAGAAGCATCAGTATCTGATCCCGTGCGTGTATCATTTTTACGCCGAGCCGATGCAGATCGTCCGCGGCGAGCGGCAATACCTGTACGATCATGCGGGCAGGCGTTATCTCGACTGCTTCGCGGGGGTGTCGGTGGTGAATTGCGGCCATTGCCACCCGGATATCGTGCGGGCGGTGTGCGAGCAGGCGGCGACGCTCCAGCACACGACAACGATTTATCTGACCCAGCCGGTCGTCGACCTGGCCGAGCGCCTGGCGGCGGTTACCCCCGGCAGGCTGGGCAAGTCGTTTTTCTGCAACAGCGGCAGCGAGGCGAACGAGGGGGCGGCGCTGCTGGCGGCGCTGGCGACGGAGCGCGGCGAGTTCATCGCTCTCCGGCACGCCCTCCACGGCCGCACGAAGCTTACGATGAGCCTTACCGGGCTGCAGATGTGGCGGGCCGATACCAGCCCGGTCGGCGGGGTGAGCTTCGCGCCGAGCCCGTACTGTTTCCGCTGCCCCCTCGGCAGCCGGAAGGATTCGTGCGACCTGGCTTGCGCCGACGCTGTGGAGACGATAATAAAGACCACCACCTCCGGCAGAGTGGCGGCGATGTTCGCGGAGCCCATTCAGGGGAACGGCGGCGTCATTACCCCGCCCCCCGGCTATTTTAAGCGCCTGCGGGAAATTCTCGACCGCTACGGCGTGCTGTTGGTGGTCGACGAGGTCCAGACCGGTTTCGGGCGCACGGGCAGGATGTTCGGCATTGAGCATTTCGGGGTGGAGCCGGATATCATGACGATGGCGAAAGCCTTAGCAAACGGTGCGCCGGTGGGGGCCTTCATCACCACCGATGAGTTGGCCGCGAAATTCACCCGCCCCAGCGCTTCCACCACGGGCGGCAACCCGGTTACGGCCGCGGCGGCGCTGGCGACGCTGGACGTGATCGCCGGAGAAGGCCTGGCCGACCGGGCCGCAATCCTCGGCGACCGCCTCGCGAACGGGTTAAAGGGCCTTATGAGCCGCCACCCGGTCATCGGCGATGTCCGCGGCCTTGGCCTGATGGTGGGGGCCGAGCTGATCCGCCCCGACAAGTCGCCGGCGGCGGCCGAGGCCGACCTTGCCCTGGAAATGCTGAAAGACAGAGGGTTCCTGGCGGGCAAAACCGGGCTCCACCGTAATGTCCTCGCTTTTCAGCCGCCGCTGGTCGTCGGCGAGGAGGACATCGACAGCCTCCTCACCGCCCTGGACGATGTGCTAAGCCGACTCTGA
- a CDS encoding CBO0543 family protein codes for MTARGLTQDDKLMMELQEKMTDLDIKSWLEQDFLSAGWWIQLAMFIVPWIIFARLAKRDRLPELALYGSWVLIAAETLDHIGYELGVWYYPTELAPLFPRFEEVNLSALPVIYMLVYQYFPAWKRFVAVLFVVAVLFTLAAEPALIWLGLYTPLHWKPYYGLPIYVAIGVVLKWLVGKVFAAPKGKSAS; via the coding sequence GTGACTGCCAGGGGTTTGACCCAGGACGATAAGCTGATGATGGAGCTGCAGGAAAAGATGACCGACCTGGACATCAAGTCCTGGCTGGAGCAGGATTTCCTGAGCGCCGGATGGTGGATACAACTGGCGATGTTTATCGTTCCCTGGATCATTTTCGCGCGGCTGGCGAAGAGGGACCGGTTGCCGGAGCTGGCGCTGTACGGTTCGTGGGTGTTGATCGCCGCCGAGACGCTCGATCATATCGGCTACGAGCTGGGGGTCTGGTATTACCCGACAGAGCTAGCGCCGCTTTTCCCGCGGTTCGAGGAGGTGAATCTTTCCGCGCTGCCGGTGATATATATGCTCGTTTATCAATATTTCCCCGCCTGGAAGCGGTTTGTCGCCGTTCTTTTCGTGGTCGCCGTGCTGTTTACGCTGGCGGCCGAACCGGCCCTCATTTGGCTGGGTCTATATACCCCGTTGCATTGGAAGCCTTATTACGGATTGCCGATCTATGTCGCCATCGGCGTCGTCCTAAAATGGCTGGTTGGCAAAGTTTTCGCGGCGCCAAAAGGTAAATCCGCGAGTTAA
- a CDS encoding serine hydrolase yields MNKRLCLALLLTVFLSACAQAPPAPKPAPEPQAGGAPTDPARSIHLAVERFDGQAGVFVKNLGDGRTVGVNADKIFPTASTNKLVVALAVYRYLYSEAAPVQRREYDRAIKAMMVTSDNPSFYRLLDEIAARKPDALTRVLADLRLTHTRVNSGEAFNRYGYHSVTTPREMATVFETIYNEAYLGKEMSAILKEELANTVFREEIPRFMQRSRVMHKVGSLPGLLCDVGIVDDGRDKILISVFATTLRPEAYASSFIAHTSAASYNALRTK; encoded by the coding sequence ATGAATAAACGATTGTGTTTGGCTTTGCTGCTAACGGTGTTTTTGTCGGCCTGCGCACAGGCGCCGCCTGCCCCGAAGCCTGCGCCGGAGCCGCAGGCGGGGGGCGCGCCGACCGATCCGGCGCGGAGCATCCACTTGGCGGTCGAGCGGTTCGACGGGCAGGCTGGGGTTTTCGTCAAAAATCTCGGGGACGGCCGGACGGTAGGGGTAAATGCGGATAAGATTTTCCCGACTGCCTCGACCAACAAGCTGGTCGTGGCCCTGGCCGTTTATCGCTACCTGTACTCTGAAGCGGCTCCGGTGCAGCGGCGCGAGTATGACCGGGCGATCAAGGCGATGATGGTGACGAGCGACAACCCGTCATTTTACCGCCTCCTCGACGAGATCGCCGCCCGCAAGCCGGATGCCCTGACCAGGGTGCTTGCCGATCTGCGCCTGACCCACACGAGGGTCAACAGCGGCGAGGCTTTTAACCGCTACGGGTACCACAGCGTGACGACGCCCCGCGAAATGGCGACGGTATTCGAAACGATTTACAACGAAGCTTATCTCGGCAAGGAAATGTCGGCGATTCTGAAAGAGGAGCTGGCGAATACCGTTTTCCGGGAGGAGATTCCCCGCTTCATGCAAAGAAGCAGGGTGATGCACAAGGTGGGCTCGCTGCCCGGATTGCTGTGCGATGTCGGCATCGTCGACGACGGTCGGGACAAGATTCTTATCAGCGTTTTCGCGACAACCCTCCGGCCGGAGGCATACGCCAGCAGTTTCATCGCCCACACTTCCGCCGCTTCGTATAACGCGTTGCGGACGAAATAG
- a CDS encoding NADP-dependent malic enzyme, giving the protein MMNIREEALNIRRKHQGILGMAAKVPLKNRQDLSILYTPGVAEPCKDIKADKDLSFEITCRGNMVAVVTDGTRVLGLGDIGPEAGLPVMEGKAVLFKTFGDIDAIPICLDTKDPDKIIETVRLLQPSFAGINLEDISSPKCYDIEDRLKEIMDIPVFHDDQHGTAIAALSAVIGALRFVKKDIKTARIIVNGAGAAGTAIGRLLVNAGAANLVMVDVKGALYDGMEGLNRVQAELARNTNKDKKQGDLAAFAQGADVLIGVSGPGLFTKEIIAAMAKDAIVFGMANPVPETTYADAKAAGARVAGTGRSDAPNQVNNVTVFPGIFRGALDVRARQINEEMKLAAAYAIADLLPEKDLREDFVLVDAFDPRVAPAVAAAVAKAAIETGVARVKADPEEIRARTAARVGR; this is encoded by the coding sequence ATTATGAACATCCGGGAAGAAGCGCTCAATATCCGGCGGAAACACCAGGGCATCCTCGGGATGGCGGCCAAAGTGCCGCTCAAGAACCGGCAAGACCTAAGCATCCTCTATACTCCGGGGGTGGCCGAACCCTGTAAAGACATCAAAGCCGACAAAGACCTCTCCTTCGAAATAACCTGCCGCGGCAACATGGTCGCCGTCGTCACCGACGGCACGCGTGTCCTCGGCCTCGGCGACATCGGACCTGAAGCCGGCCTGCCGGTCATGGAAGGCAAGGCCGTCCTTTTCAAAACCTTCGGCGACATCGACGCCATCCCCATCTGCCTCGACACCAAAGACCCGGACAAGATCATCGAAACCGTCAGACTTCTCCAGCCCAGTTTCGCCGGCATCAACCTCGAAGACATCTCCTCCCCGAAATGCTACGACATCGAAGACCGGCTGAAAGAAATAATGGACATCCCCGTCTTCCACGACGACCAGCACGGCACCGCCATCGCCGCCCTCTCGGCCGTCATCGGCGCCCTCCGCTTCGTCAAAAAAGACATCAAAACGGCGCGGATAATCGTCAACGGCGCAGGCGCGGCCGGCACCGCCATCGGGCGGCTCCTGGTAAACGCCGGGGCCGCCAACCTCGTCATGGTCGACGTCAAAGGCGCCCTCTACGACGGCATGGAAGGCCTCAACCGCGTCCAGGCCGAACTGGCCAGGAACACCAACAAAGACAAAAAACAGGGCGACCTGGCCGCCTTCGCCCAAGGGGCCGACGTCCTCATCGGCGTCTCGGGCCCGGGCCTCTTTACCAAAGAAATCATCGCCGCCATGGCCAAAGACGCGATCGTCTTCGGTATGGCCAACCCCGTCCCGGAAACCACCTACGCCGACGCCAAGGCGGCGGGAGCCAGGGTGGCGGGGACGGGGCGCTCGGACGCCCCTAACCAGGTTAACAATGTCACCGTCTTCCCCGGCATCTTCCGGGGGGCTTTGGACGTAAGGGCGCGCCAGATCAACGAAGAGATGAAGCTGGCGGCGGCCTACGCCATCGCCGACCTGCTCCCCGAGAAAGACCTGAGGGAAGACTTCGTCCTCGTCGACGCCTTCGACCCGCGGGTAGCGCCGGCCGTGGCCGCGGCGGTCGCTAAAGCGGCCATCGAAACCGGCGTGGCGCGGGTGAAGGCCGACCCGGAAGAAATACGCGCCCGCACCGCCGCCAGGGTGGGGCGGTAG
- a CDS encoding acyl-CoA dehydratase activase → MKVYLGVDVGSVSTNIAVVDAAGTVLDTVYLRTHGRPVAAIQQALRQTRERNPALAVAGVGTTGSGRHLAGVVLGADSVKNEITAHAVAAMHIVPDVRTVLEIGGQDSKIIIIRDGVVTDFAMNTVCAAGTGSFLDQQAARLGIPIEEFGRRALEGASPVRVAGRCAVFAESDMIHKQQTGHRIADILSGLCQALVRNYLNNIGKGKPIDSPVVFQGGVAANAGMRRAFEETLGCPVVVPDHYGVMGAVGAALLAREQVDGGPTAFRGFDLVDYRFRTAGFECDGCPNICEVVEIKLDEQVIARWGDRCGKWTNSVQKPSRK, encoded by the coding sequence TTGAAAGTATATCTCGGCGTCGACGTAGGCTCGGTCAGCACCAACATCGCCGTAGTGGATGCTGCGGGAACCGTCCTCGACACCGTCTACCTGCGCACCCACGGCAGGCCGGTCGCGGCCATCCAGCAGGCCCTCCGGCAGACGCGGGAACGGAATCCCGCCCTTGCCGTGGCCGGGGTGGGCACCACCGGCAGCGGCCGCCACCTCGCAGGCGTCGTCCTCGGCGCCGACAGCGTCAAAAACGAAATCACCGCTCATGCCGTCGCCGCCATGCACATCGTCCCAGACGTCAGGACCGTCCTGGAAATAGGCGGTCAGGACTCGAAAATAATCATCATCAGGGACGGCGTCGTCACCGACTTCGCCATGAACACCGTCTGCGCGGCCGGCACCGGCTCGTTCCTCGACCAGCAGGCCGCCAGGCTGGGCATCCCCATCGAAGAATTCGGCCGCCGCGCCCTCGAAGGCGCCTCGCCCGTCAGAGTCGCCGGCCGGTGCGCCGTATTCGCCGAATCCGACATGATCCACAAGCAGCAGACCGGCCACCGGATCGCCGACATCCTCAGCGGCCTGTGCCAGGCGCTCGTCCGCAACTACCTCAACAACATCGGCAAAGGCAAACCCATCGACAGCCCGGTCGTCTTCCAGGGCGGGGTAGCCGCCAACGCCGGCATGCGGCGGGCCTTCGAGGAAACGCTCGGCTGCCCGGTCGTCGTTCCCGACCATTACGGCGTCATGGGGGCCGTCGGCGCCGCCTTGCTTGCCCGGGAGCAGGTCGACGGCGGCCCCACCGCCTTCCGCGGCTTCGACCTTGTCGACTATCGCTTCCGCACCGCCGGCTTCGAATGCGACGGCTGCCCCAACATCTGTGAAGTAGTGGAAATAAAACTGGACGAACAAGTAATTGCCAGATGGGGCGATCGCTGCGGCAAATGGACAAACAGCGTTCAAAAGCCCAGCAGAAAATGA
- a CDS encoding U32 family peptidase, translating into MSEVELLAPAGTWDALEAAVEAGADAVYLGGKRFNMRLHRRDANFDDDGLARAVEYTRARGVRLYVTVNNLVSEAELPELRAYLAFLQELGPDALIVQDPCLLELARSEGLKLPLHASVMMNTHNEAAVRTLQEYGVTRVIFSRELSLAQLTLIRDRTGIELEYFVHGDMCVAHSGQCLHSGVVFGQSSNRGRCLKPCRWPYGFTAADAPLAADRDPGPYKLALKDMCLYLHLPQLIQAGVVSFKIEGRMRTADFVGRITGLYRRAIDRYLADPAGYAADQAELRELHAARARDFSTCYAFGNPGAAAVGFSGAREPRFFSQAVKEASTAAPAAGLPAVVAGGAAPARALLTVRVADKEALAAAYENGADVAYVGGEAFRPARPWTLADIAAGVATAEARGAALVVTTPRITTERECGELAVLLRLLEALKPHGVMVSNPGALRLAGELTTLPLYADFSFNLFNSLTARWLNRQGVSRATVSLEATGLQAAAMAAASPLPLEVVVHGPLEAMVMDYCLPRALLGNGTPAGLCRDVCQGGDFALTDSAGERHAVKIDQYCRNHILFGRDLCLAGRLAPLAAAGIGAFRIEGQHYSPGHVGEVVAAYRRELDGTAAPEGPAAGIGARRPLGVGVFRYEASR; encoded by the coding sequence ATGAGTGAGGTGGAGCTGTTAGCCCCCGCCGGGACGTGGGATGCGCTGGAGGCGGCTGTGGAAGCCGGGGCCGACGCGGTTTACCTCGGCGGCAAGCGCTTCAACATGCGCCTCCACCGGCGGGACGCCAATTTCGACGACGACGGCCTCGCCCGGGCGGTGGAGTACACCCGCGCCCGCGGGGTGCGCCTGTACGTGACGGTGAACAATCTCGTGAGCGAAGCCGAGCTGCCGGAGCTGCGCGCTTATCTGGCCTTCCTGCAGGAGCTCGGCCCGGACGCGTTGATCGTCCAGGACCCCTGCCTGCTGGAGCTTGCGCGCTCAGAGGGACTGAAGCTGCCTCTCCATGCGTCGGTGATGATGAACACCCACAACGAGGCGGCGGTGCGCACGCTGCAGGAGTACGGGGTGACGAGGGTGATTTTCAGCCGCGAGTTGTCGCTGGCTCAGTTGACGCTGATCCGGGACCGGACGGGGATCGAGCTGGAGTATTTCGTCCATGGGGATATGTGCGTGGCCCACAGCGGCCAGTGCCTACATTCGGGGGTGGTGTTCGGCCAGAGCTCGAACCGCGGCCGCTGCCTGAAGCCCTGCCGCTGGCCGTACGGCTTCACGGCCGCGGACGCGCCGCTGGCGGCGGACCGCGACCCTGGCCCTTATAAGCTGGCGCTCAAGGATATGTGCCTTTATCTGCACCTGCCGCAGCTCATCCAGGCGGGGGTGGTGTCGTTTAAGATCGAGGGGCGCATGCGGACCGCCGATTTTGTCGGTCGGATAACAGGCCTTTACCGCCGGGCGATCGACCGCTACCTGGCCGACCCTGCCGGCTACGCCGCTGATCAGGCGGAGTTGCGGGAGCTTCACGCCGCCCGGGCGCGCGATTTTTCGACGTGTTACGCGTTCGGCAACCCCGGCGCGGCGGCGGTGGGTTTTAGCGGGGCGCGAGAGCCGCGTTTCTTCAGCCAGGCGGTGAAGGAGGCTTCGACAGCGGCGCCGGCGGCCGGGCTGCCGGCGGTCGTGGCTGGCGGCGCCGCGCCCGCACGGGCCCTGCTGACGGTACGGGTGGCCGATAAGGAGGCGCTGGCGGCGGCATATGAGAACGGCGCCGACGTGGCGTACGTCGGCGGCGAGGCTTTCCGGCCGGCCAGGCCGTGGACGCTGGCGGATATCGCCGCGGGCGTGGCGACGGCTGAGGCGCGCGGCGCGGCGCTGGTGGTAACTACGCCGCGTATCACCACGGAGCGGGAATGCGGCGAACTCGCCGTACTGCTGAGGCTGCTGGAAGCGCTCAAGCCCCACGGGGTAATGGTGAGCAATCCCGGCGCGTTGAGGCTGGCCGGCGAGTTGACCACCCTCCCCCTCTACGCCGATTTTTCGTTCAACCTGTTCAATTCGCTGACCGCCCGCTGGCTCAATAGGCAGGGGGTGAGCCGGGCGACGGTGTCGCTGGAGGCCACCGGCCTCCAGGCGGCGGCGATGGCGGCCGCCAGCCCGTTGCCGCTGGAGGTGGTGGTGCACGGGCCGTTGGAGGCGATGGTGATGGATTATTGCTTGCCCCGGGCGCTGCTGGGAAACGGTACGCCGGCCGGACTATGCCGGGACGTGTGCCAGGGTGGGGATTTCGCGCTGACGGACAGCGCCGGCGAGCGCCATGCGGTGAAGATCGATCAGTACTGCCGCAACCACATCCTGTTCGGGCGCGATCTGTGCCTGGCGGGGCGGCTGGCGCCGCTGGCCGCCGCCGGAATAGGAGCTTTCCGGATCGAAGGCCAGCACTACAGTCCCGGACATGTCGGGGAAGTGGTCGCCGCCTATCGGCGGGAACTCGACGGCACGGCGGCCCCGGAGGGGCCGGCGGCGGGCATCGGGGCACGGAGGCCCCTGGGTGTGGGGGTTTTCCGCTATGAGGCGTCGCGCTAA
- a CDS encoding methyl-accepting chemotaxis protein, whose translation MNAGTETTGRRSAAEILHMFAEIAPYLNNAVAGDIGVSVIKDGVYIAYAPADSLNLGNKVGDPVKGKVSLRCLQTGETISEIVTREKSAYGIPYAACALAIKDGDKVVGCVTTTQNIDKQEKIQAAASDLASSAEELTAGMQQLAAGAQTVASASHDLGKLGQELAGAAKQTDDIVAFIKNIADQTNLLGLNAAIEAARVGELGRGFGVVAEEVRKLATASSESVKEITTALKTIQKSVNALADKSGTIDGNINSQSVSIQEMAKASQTLAALASELTQVAAALYDNR comes from the coding sequence ATGAATGCAGGAACCGAGACCACCGGCCGCCGCTCGGCGGCGGAAATTCTCCACATGTTCGCCGAAATCGCTCCGTACCTGAACAACGCCGTCGCCGGCGATATCGGCGTGTCGGTCATCAAAGACGGAGTATACATCGCCTACGCGCCCGCCGACTCGCTGAACCTCGGCAACAAGGTCGGCGACCCCGTAAAAGGCAAGGTAAGCCTCAGATGCCTGCAAACCGGCGAGACCATCTCGGAAATCGTCACGCGGGAGAAATCCGCCTACGGGATACCCTACGCCGCCTGCGCCCTGGCGATCAAGGACGGCGACAAAGTGGTCGGCTGCGTCACCACCACCCAGAACATCGACAAACAGGAAAAAATCCAGGCTGCGGCCAGCGATCTGGCCTCCTCGGCCGAAGAACTCACCGCCGGCATGCAGCAGCTCGCGGCCGGCGCCCAGACCGTAGCCTCGGCCAGCCACGACCTGGGCAAACTCGGCCAGGAACTGGCCGGCGCCGCCAAACAGACGGATGACATTGTCGCCTTCATCAAAAACATCGCCGACCAGACCAACCTGCTGGGACTAAACGCCGCCATCGAAGCAGCCAGGGTAGGCGAACTGGGCCGCGGCTTCGGGGTGGTTGCCGAGGAAGTCCGTAAACTCGCCACCGCCAGCTCGGAATCGGTCAAAGAAATCACCACCGCGCTCAAGACCATCCAGAAATCGGTTAACGCCCTTGCGGACAAAAGCGGCACCATCGACGGCAATATCAACTCCCAGTCCGTCTCCATCCAGGAAATGGCCAAAGCCAGCCAGACGCTCGCCGCCCTTGCCAGCGAACTCACCCAAGTGGCCGCGGCACTATACGACAACCGTTGA
- a CDS encoding acyl-CoA dehydratase activase-related protein gives MTISVGIPRALLFHEFGELWQSFFSNLGVAVSVSPATTKTLLDRGTSLAVDESCLPLKLYLGHAESLLGCSSHLFVPRIACYHRDYYLCAKFAGLPDIVRNTFGLSADRVIAPDVDGRRPLCGINAVRTAAGAVGRSTFAGLASLRQALAAWRTQPAGPGVAADTKVAVIGHSYILRDPFLGGEVLSLLAARSVATVTPDDVPARALYAEAGRFAPEVHWQLSAKLAGATRYFAVRPDIAGLVLVSCFGCGPDSLVNEFLEYRVLKGCGKPYLILNVDEHTGRAGVATRVEAFWDLVEWRRRK, from the coding sequence ATGACCATTTCTGTCGGCATCCCCCGGGCGTTGCTGTTCCATGAGTTCGGTGAGCTGTGGCAGAGTTTCTTTTCCAATCTCGGTGTCGCCGTGAGCGTTTCGCCGGCGACGACGAAAACGCTTCTGGACCGCGGCACTTCCCTCGCTGTCGACGAGTCGTGCCTGCCTCTCAAGCTGTACCTCGGCCATGCGGAGTCGCTTCTGGGCTGCTCGAGCCATCTGTTCGTGCCCCGCATCGCCTGCTATCACCGCGATTATTACCTGTGCGCCAAATTCGCCGGCCTGCCCGATATCGTGAGGAATACGTTCGGGCTTAGCGCGGACCGGGTGATCGCCCCCGATGTCGACGGCCGCCGGCCGCTGTGCGGCATTAACGCCGTGCGGACCGCCGCGGGGGCTGTGGGGCGGTCGACTTTCGCCGGTCTGGCGAGCCTCCGCCAGGCGTTGGCGGCTTGGCGGACGCAGCCGGCAGGACCAGGCGTCGCGGCGGATACGAAGGTGGCGGTAATCGGCCACAGTTATATCCTGCGCGATCCGTTCCTGGGCGGCGAGGTTTTGTCGCTGCTGGCGGCGCGGTCTGTGGCGACGGTCACGCCGGACGACGTACCCGCGCGGGCGCTGTATGCGGAAGCCGGCAGGTTCGCGCCTGAGGTGCACTGGCAGCTGTCGGCGAAGCTGGCCGGGGCGACAAGGTATTTCGCCGTCCGTCCCGATATCGCCGGTCTCGTGTTGGTGTCGTGCTTCGGCTGCGGACCCGACTCGCTGGTGAACGAGTTTCTGGAGTACCGGGTGCTTAAGGGTTGCGGAAAACCGTATTTGATTCTCAATGTGGACGAACATACCGGCCGGGCGGGAGTGGCGACGCGGGTGGAGGCTTTCTGGGACCTGGTGGAATGGAGGCGGCGTAAATGA
- a CDS encoding universal stress protein: protein MKRNILLPFDGSTNAIAALQQAIILAKALDEEVILLNVQPTFHTAHTKLFFNENEIHEYQLQLCQETADPAIQILKDSGASFEVRLRVGVPKDIIVQEASREGEDGVRLIVMGSRGLNPIIGAFLGTTSYGVLQEAPCPVLIVPYRETEEPEAGPQLP, encoded by the coding sequence ATGAAGAGAAACATCCTGTTGCCCTTCGATGGCTCGACTAACGCAATTGCCGCCCTGCAGCAGGCCATCATCCTGGCCAAGGCCCTCGACGAAGAAGTAATCCTGCTCAACGTCCAGCCAACCTTTCACACCGCCCACACCAAACTATTCTTCAACGAAAACGAAATCCACGAGTACCAGCTTCAACTCTGTCAGGAGACGGCCGACCCGGCGATACAAATCCTGAAGGACAGCGGAGCGTCCTTCGAAGTCCGCCTGCGCGTCGGCGTCCCCAAAGACATCATCGTCCAGGAAGCGTCCCGGGAAGGAGAAGACGGGGTCCGTCTGATCGTCATGGGCTCGCGCGGCCTCAACCCCATCATCGGCGCCTTCCTCGGCACCACCAGCTACGGCGTCCTTCAGGAAGCGCCGTGCCCGGTCCTCATCGTGCCCTACAGGGAGACGGAGGAGCCGGAAGCCGGCCCACAACTTCCATAG
- a CDS encoding CaiB/BaiF CoA-transferase family protein gives MKPLKDIVVLDLTRVLAGPYCAMVLADYGCDVVKIEPPGEGDDSRAFGPFVGQESAYFMSLNRNKRSMTLNLKKQEARDLFKEMVKKADVVLENYRPGTMEKFGLGYDELKTVNPQIIYAACSGFGHTGPYAQKPGYDILAQAMGGIMSITGPEGGEPVRVGASIGDIIAGLFTAIGVLMALHHRTVTGEGQKIDVSMLDSQVAILENAIARYFVSGSAPKPLGTRHPSITPFDAFKSKDGSIIVGAGNDRLWEKLCDIIGCPELKADERFKSNSQRTQNFQELYPYLNDAFRAKTTAEWIIDLEAAGIPCGPINPIDKVVADPQVLCREMIVETDHPVAGPVKMAGVPIKMSATPGGVDKPAPTLGQHSAEILRELLGLKPEEIENLRKRQVL, from the coding sequence ATGAAACCGCTCAAGGACATCGTTGTCCTCGACCTCACCCGGGTGCTCGCCGGCCCCTACTGTGCCATGGTGCTGGCCGACTACGGCTGCGACGTCGTCAAAATCGAACCCCCGGGCGAAGGGGACGACTCCCGCGCCTTCGGGCCGTTCGTCGGCCAAGAAAGCGCCTACTTCATGAGCCTCAACCGCAACAAGCGCTCCATGACCCTGAACCTGAAAAAGCAGGAAGCCCGTGACCTCTTCAAGGAAATGGTCAAAAAAGCCGACGTCGTCCTCGAAAACTACCGTCCCGGGACGATGGAAAAATTCGGCCTCGGCTACGACGAACTCAAAACAGTCAACCCCCAAATCATCTACGCCGCCTGCTCGGGCTTCGGCCACACCGGCCCCTACGCCCAAAAACCCGGCTACGACATCCTTGCCCAGGCCATGGGCGGCATCATGAGCATCACCGGCCCCGAGGGCGGCGAACCCGTGCGCGTCGGCGCCTCCATCGGCGATATCATCGCCGGACTCTTCACCGCCATCGGCGTCCTCATGGCCCTTCACCACCGGACCGTGACCGGAGAAGGGCAGAAAATCGACGTATCCATGCTCGATAGCCAGGTGGCCATCCTCGAAAACGCCATCGCCCGCTACTTCGTTTCCGGCTCCGCCCCCAAGCCCCTCGGCACCCGGCATCCCTCCATCACCCCTTTCGACGCCTTCAAATCCAAGGACGGCTCCATAATCGTCGGCGCCGGCAATGACCGGCTGTGGGAAAAACTGTGCGACATCATCGGTTGTCCCGAACTAAAGGCTGATGAGCGTTTCAAGAGCAATTCCCAGCGCACCCAGAACTTCCAAGAACTGTACCCCTACCTCAACGACGCCTTCCGGGCCAAAACCACCGCCGAATGGATAATTGACCTCGAAGCCGCCGGCATACCCTGCGGCCCCATCAACCCCATCGATAAAGTCGTCGCCGATCCGCAGGTTCTCTGCCGCGAAATGATCGTCGAGACCGACCATCCCGTGGCCGGCCCGGTCAAAATGGCCGGCGTGCCGATCAAGATGTCGGCCACTCCGGGCGGCGTCGACAAACCGGCCCCCACGCTAGGCCAGCACTCGGCGGAAATACTCCGGGAGCTTCTCGGGCTCAAGCCCGAAGAAATAGAAAACCTTCGCAAGCGGCAGGTACTTTGA